The Takifugu flavidus isolate HTHZ2018 chromosome 21, ASM371156v2, whole genome shotgun sequence genome has a window encoding:
- the eloa gene encoding elongin-A isoform X1 has translation MAEELLETVERLQSRLLDNTEHRKLLKTFKRLAELPMTVEILVETGVGKTVNSFRKHEVVGEAAKSLVGQWKKLVPQSVERPTNSHVREPAQSHTYSRGQEPGGGHYRSTREPSPEEESCYMEQEEEQEYHANYSPSPPPQEQYSSPQRRGYHSDEYESLEPDSSPPPPPPPSHKDARYAKSNRESSKRHHHSDQKRDRNEDQLQHSAKMSGDRSVEGKKNSMQKTSKQNKKSTTHQRKVEEKKKKEEGRPQMSKDSSSKEEEDDFETPTMSFESFLTYDAPTSVKKKKKLSSSLSSSSTSHSRPSHSTTTHHKSTPPPVPSSTSSSSKVNKANGNKRPRSDSVAATSQKRKRQVVEAVPVLPEIPLPAIQPNYRPLPSIDVTPLSPQRRKVPFCNEEEDVGFTGKRLNSKMVVFSGSKTSYLPRMMTLYEQCIRVLQNNIDSIAEVGGVPFEILEPVLERCTPEQLYRIEQSNQWFTEDSDELWMRHCQRDFKRETPQEYESWRELYLRLHDEREERLRLLTQNISSAHANKPKGRQVKMAFVNSVAKPPRDVRRRQEKFGTTGGLSTATSTVAASPIKIRPASTDYTSDLSQPTSSHQNLSSNSSSRSIIPAGGAVSAARDKPQVKKIAPMMAKTIKAFKNRFSRR, from the exons TTATTGAAGACTTTCAAAAGATTAGCAGAGCTACCGATGACTGTGGAAATACTAGTG gAGACTGGAGTGGGGAAAACTGTAAATTCATTTAGGAAACATGAAGTAGTTGGAGAGGCAGCAAAAAGCCTTGTAGGTCAGTGGAAGAAACTGGTTCCTCAATCAGTAGAAAG ACCCACCAACAGCCATGTCAGAGAACCAGCCCAGTCACACACATACTCCCGGGGTCAGGAGCCAGGCGGGGGACACTATAGAAGCACACGGGAACCATCACCTGAAGAAGAGTCCTGTTACATGGAAcaagaagaggagcaggagtacCATGCAAACTACTCCCCATCACCTCCTCCGCAGGAACAGTACAGCTCTCCGCAACGAAGAGGCTACCACTCGGATGAATATGAGAGCCTGGAGCCGGATTctagcccccctccccctccccctccatcacaTAAAGATGCCCGCTATGCAAAATCAAATAGAGAGTCGAGCAAAAGACATCATCACAGTGACCAAAAAAGGGACAGAAATGAGGATCAGCTTCAGCACAGTGCAAAGATGAGCGGCGATCGAAgtgttgaggggaaaaaaaacagtatgcagaaaacatcaaaacagaacaagaAGTCCACCACACATCAACGTAAggtggaagagaagaagaaaaaagaggaag GGAGACCACAGATGTCAAAAGACTCTTCATctaaggaggaagaagatgactTTGAGACCCCCACCATGTCTTTCGAGTCTTTTCTCACATATGACGCCCCGACATctgtcaaaaagaaaaagaaactgtcGTCATcgttatcatcatcatccacatcACACAGTCGACCATCTCATTCTACAACGACCCATCATAAAAGCACCCCTCCACCTGTGCCCTCTtctacttcctcctcctccaaagtGAACAAAGCTAATGGCAACAAGAGGCCACGTTCTGATTCTGTTGCAGCCACATCACAAAAACGCAAAAGG CAGGTGGTGGAGGCTGTCCCAGTCCTTCCTGAAATTCCTCTGCCAGCCATTCAGCCTAATTACAGACCTCTGCCCTCCATTGACGTCACCCCATTGTCCCCTCAGAGAAGAAAAG TTCCTTTCTgtaatgaagaggaggatgtgggATTCACTGGAAAACGTCTCAACTCAAAGATGGTGGTGTTTTCTGGATCAAAGACCTCCTACTTACCCAGAATGATGACTTTATATGAGCAGTGTATTCGTGTGCTGCAGAACAACATTGATT ccaTTGCTGAGGTGGGTGGAGTTCCATTTGAGATCCTGGAGCCGGTGCTGGAGCGATGCACACCAGAGCAACTGTACCGCATTGAGCAAAGCAACCAG TGGTTCACTGAAGACTCTGACGAGCTGTGGATGCGTCACTGTCAGCGAGACTTTAAGCGCGAGACCCCTCAGGAGTACGAATCATGGAGGGAATTGTACCTGAGACTCCACGATGAGCGTGAAGAGCGGTTGAGGCTGCTCACCCAGAACATCTCCTCTGCACATGCCAACAAACCAAAAG GGCGGCAAGTTAAGATGGCGTTTGTGAATTCTGTTGCTAAACCACCGCGTGATGTTCGCCGACGGCAGGAGAAGTTTGGCACTACTGGTGGTTTATCTACGGCTACATCTACCGTGGCTGCCTCTCCCATAAA AATAAGACCAGCTTCTACAGATTACACTAGTGACTTAAGCCAGCCCACTTCCTCCCATCAGAACCTTTCTAGTAACAGCTCATCTCGCTCCATAATACCAGCTGGAGGTGCTGTATCTGCTGCTCGAGACAAGCCACAGGTCAAAA AAATTGCTCCTATGATGGCCAAAACTATCAAGGCCTTCAAGAACAGATTCTCACGTCGATAA
- the eloa gene encoding elongin-A isoform X2, whose protein sequence is MAEELLETVERLQSRLLDNTEHRKLLKTFKRLAELPMTVEILVETGVGKTVNSFRKHEVVGEAAKSLVGQWKKLVPQSVERPTNSHVREPAQSHTYSRGQEPGGGHYRSTREPSPEEESCYMEQEEEQEYHANYSPSPPPQEQYSSPQRRGYHSDEYESLEPDSSPPPPPPPSHKDARYAKSNRESSKRHHHSDQKRDRNEDQLQHSAKMSGDRSVEGKKNSMQKTSKQNKKSTTHQRKVEEKKKKEEGRPQMSKDSSSKEEEDDFETPTMSFESFLTYDAPTSVKKKKKLSSSLSSSSTSHSRPSHSTTTHHKSTPPPVPSSTSSSSKVNKANGNKRPRSDSVAATSQKRKRVVEAVPVLPEIPLPAIQPNYRPLPSIDVTPLSPQRRKVPFCNEEEDVGFTGKRLNSKMVVFSGSKTSYLPRMMTLYEQCIRVLQNNIDSIAEVGGVPFEILEPVLERCTPEQLYRIEQSNQWFTEDSDELWMRHCQRDFKRETPQEYESWRELYLRLHDEREERLRLLTQNISSAHANKPKGRQVKMAFVNSVAKPPRDVRRRQEKFGTTGGLSTATSTVAASPIKIRPASTDYTSDLSQPTSSHQNLSSNSSSRSIIPAGGAVSAARDKPQVKKIAPMMAKTIKAFKNRFSRR, encoded by the exons TTATTGAAGACTTTCAAAAGATTAGCAGAGCTACCGATGACTGTGGAAATACTAGTG gAGACTGGAGTGGGGAAAACTGTAAATTCATTTAGGAAACATGAAGTAGTTGGAGAGGCAGCAAAAAGCCTTGTAGGTCAGTGGAAGAAACTGGTTCCTCAATCAGTAGAAAG ACCCACCAACAGCCATGTCAGAGAACCAGCCCAGTCACACACATACTCCCGGGGTCAGGAGCCAGGCGGGGGACACTATAGAAGCACACGGGAACCATCACCTGAAGAAGAGTCCTGTTACATGGAAcaagaagaggagcaggagtacCATGCAAACTACTCCCCATCACCTCCTCCGCAGGAACAGTACAGCTCTCCGCAACGAAGAGGCTACCACTCGGATGAATATGAGAGCCTGGAGCCGGATTctagcccccctccccctccccctccatcacaTAAAGATGCCCGCTATGCAAAATCAAATAGAGAGTCGAGCAAAAGACATCATCACAGTGACCAAAAAAGGGACAGAAATGAGGATCAGCTTCAGCACAGTGCAAAGATGAGCGGCGATCGAAgtgttgaggggaaaaaaaacagtatgcagaaaacatcaaaacagaacaagaAGTCCACCACACATCAACGTAAggtggaagagaagaagaaaaaagaggaag GGAGACCACAGATGTCAAAAGACTCTTCATctaaggaggaagaagatgactTTGAGACCCCCACCATGTCTTTCGAGTCTTTTCTCACATATGACGCCCCGACATctgtcaaaaagaaaaagaaactgtcGTCATcgttatcatcatcatccacatcACACAGTCGACCATCTCATTCTACAACGACCCATCATAAAAGCACCCCTCCACCTGTGCCCTCTtctacttcctcctcctccaaagtGAACAAAGCTAATGGCAACAAGAGGCCACGTTCTGATTCTGTTGCAGCCACATCACAAAAACGCAAAAGG GTGGTGGAGGCTGTCCCAGTCCTTCCTGAAATTCCTCTGCCAGCCATTCAGCCTAATTACAGACCTCTGCCCTCCATTGACGTCACCCCATTGTCCCCTCAGAGAAGAAAAG TTCCTTTCTgtaatgaagaggaggatgtgggATTCACTGGAAAACGTCTCAACTCAAAGATGGTGGTGTTTTCTGGATCAAAGACCTCCTACTTACCCAGAATGATGACTTTATATGAGCAGTGTATTCGTGTGCTGCAGAACAACATTGATT ccaTTGCTGAGGTGGGTGGAGTTCCATTTGAGATCCTGGAGCCGGTGCTGGAGCGATGCACACCAGAGCAACTGTACCGCATTGAGCAAAGCAACCAG TGGTTCACTGAAGACTCTGACGAGCTGTGGATGCGTCACTGTCAGCGAGACTTTAAGCGCGAGACCCCTCAGGAGTACGAATCATGGAGGGAATTGTACCTGAGACTCCACGATGAGCGTGAAGAGCGGTTGAGGCTGCTCACCCAGAACATCTCCTCTGCACATGCCAACAAACCAAAAG GGCGGCAAGTTAAGATGGCGTTTGTGAATTCTGTTGCTAAACCACCGCGTGATGTTCGCCGACGGCAGGAGAAGTTTGGCACTACTGGTGGTTTATCTACGGCTACATCTACCGTGGCTGCCTCTCCCATAAA AATAAGACCAGCTTCTACAGATTACACTAGTGACTTAAGCCAGCCCACTTCCTCCCATCAGAACCTTTCTAGTAACAGCTCATCTCGCTCCATAATACCAGCTGGAGGTGCTGTATCTGCTGCTCGAGACAAGCCACAGGTCAAAA AAATTGCTCCTATGATGGCCAAAACTATCAAGGCCTTCAAGAACAGATTCTCACGTCGATAA
- the pithd1 gene encoding PITH domain-containing protein 1 — MSRDGHGHSHHCGCEGEHEPAERGFEYGLYSRIDLEKMQCLNESRDGDGKVVFKPWDQRNERDKYVESDADEELLFNIPFTGSVKLKGIIISGEDDDSHPAEIRLYKNIPQMSFDDTGREPDQAFRLNRDPLAELEYPTKIARFSNVHHLSVHISKNYGAENTRVYYIGLRGEYSEAHRHEVTICNYEAAANPADHKVESIIPQTNFIS, encoded by the exons ATGTCTAGGGACGGACACGGCCACAGCCACCACTGTGGGTGTGAGGGGGAGCATGAGCCCGCGGAGAGGGGCTTTGAGTACGGACTGTATAGTCGAATCGACCTGGAGAAGATGCAGTGCCTAAACGAGAGCAGAGACGGAGATGGAAAAGTCGTGTTTAAACCGTGGGATCAGCGCAATGAGCGGGATAAG TATGTTGAGAGTGACGCAGATGAAGAGTTACTGTTCAACATCCC TTTTACAGGTAGTGTGAAGCTAAAAGGCATCATCATTTCTGGAGAAGATGATGACTCTCATCCAGCTGAAATACGACT GTACAAGAACATCCCTCAGATGTCCTTCGATGACACTGGCAGAGAACCAGACCAAGCTTTCAGACTTAACAGAGACCCGCTCGCTGAGCTGGAGTACCCAACAAA GATTGCTCGTTTTTCCAATGTTCACCACCTGTCTGTGCACATCTCCAAGAACTATGGAGCAGAGAACACCAGAGTCTACTATATAGGCCTGCGGGGAGAATACTCAGAG GCTCACAGACACGAAGTCACCATCTGCAACTATGAAGCTGCAGCCAACCCTGCGGATCACAAAGTCGAGAGTATCATCCCACAAACTAACTTTATTTCTTGA